From a single Candoia aspera isolate rCanAsp1 chromosome 2, rCanAsp1.hap2, whole genome shotgun sequence genomic region:
- the NELFE gene encoding negative elongation factor E: MIVLPPGLTEDEEALQKKFAKLKKKKKALLALKKQQGSTSQAIQGGIKRSISDQPVVDTATATEQAKMLVKTGAISAIKAENKNSGFKRSRTRKGKPKETKKGSAPTYQPFQRSVSADDDSREVRRPQRKYLYESFVSSSDGLQDPEKEPESGRDSDKESDQSESLHGYERDCDRDRSRDRDRDRDRDRDRDRDRDRGRERDREGFRRSDSCPDWHLPRKGNTVHVYGANMNEAMLSTAFSAFGNIIDLSVDNFRNCAFVTYDKIESADQATAQLNGTVVEDVKLMVSIARKQPMLDVALGNSLWGTLAVINTVNGSHRDKRSQVIYKEDNF, encoded by the exons aaaaaggccctcctggccttAAAAAAGCAACAGGGTTCAACCAGTCAGGCTATCCAGGGAGGAATTAAGCGTT CCATCTCAGATCAGCCAGTAGTAGACACTGCGACAGCTACAGAACAAGCCAAGATGCTGGTGAAGACGGGGGCCATCAGCGCTATTAAAGCTGAGAACAAGAACTCGGGGTTCAAACGCTCTCGGACTCGGAAGGGGAAGCCGAAA GAGACCAAGAAGGGATCAGCCCCAACTTACCAGCCTTTTCAGCGCAGTGTCTCAGCAGATGATGATTCCCGAGAG GTCCGGCGGCCCCAGAGGAAGTATCTTTATGAGAG CTTTGTGAGCTCCAGTGATGGTCTGCAAGATCCAGAGAAGGAGCCAGAATCAGGCAGGGATTCAGACAAAGAATCAGACCAGAGTGAAAGTCTGCACGGTTATGAGAGGGACTGTGACCGGGACAGGAGCAGGGACCGAGACAGAGACCGGGACAGAGATCGAGACAGAGACCGGGATCGAGATCGAGGGCGTGAGCGGGACAGAGAAGGCTTCCGCC GATCAGATTCTTGCCCCGACTGGCATCTCCCCCGCAAAGGGAATACGGTGCATGTGTATGGGGCGAATATGAATGAGGCCATGTTGAGCACGGCTTTCTCGGCCTTTGGGAACATCATTGACCTCTCTGTAGACAACTTCCGCAA CTGTGCTTTTGTCACCTACGACAAGATCGAATCAGCAGATCAAGCAACTGCTCAG CTCAATGGTACTGTCGTGGAAGATGTGAAGCTGATGGTCAGCATTGCTCGCAAGCAGCCCATGCTGGATGTGGCTCTCGGCAACTCTTTGTGGGGAACTTTGG CTGTGATAAACACCGTAAATGGTTCTCATCGAGACAAGCGATCCCAGGTTATCTACAAAGAGGATAACTTTTGA